In Pseudomonas sp. MM213, a genomic segment contains:
- a CDS encoding ABC transporter permease — protein sequence MKSDNAAPVINPSVLSRDFSRLLPVYGMPVLMLLLILFFSVLLPDTFPTLLNLNSILSDKVIIAILALAAMIPMLTNKIDLTVGYGIVLWHILVISLQTRYGFSWPAAVLVVLAAGLLFGFLNGLLVEMAKIDSFIATLGTGTVIYALALWHSGGRQVFGELPDGFIQLNGAMLFGLPVCAFYVMGLALVLWVVTEFLPIGRFLYAIGANPRAAELNGIPSRRYVIGAFMGSGLLTAVAGVLLASKLQIGQASVGLEFLLPALVGAFLGSTTIRPGRVNVWGTLIGVGVLAVGIAGIQQLGGAFFVEPLFNGVTLLLAIGIAGFSGRRRTRVRNTRSAAN from the coding sequence ATGAAATCTGATAACGCCGCTCCGGTGATAAATCCGAGCGTTCTGTCCCGGGACTTTTCGCGCCTGTTGCCGGTTTACGGCATGCCGGTATTGATGCTGTTACTGATCCTGTTCTTCTCCGTGCTGCTGCCGGATACCTTTCCCACATTGCTGAACCTTAACTCGATCCTTAGCGACAAAGTGATCATCGCTATCCTCGCTCTGGCCGCGATGATTCCCATGTTGACGAACAAGATCGATCTGACCGTCGGCTACGGCATTGTGCTCTGGCATATCCTGGTGATCAGCCTGCAAACACGCTACGGCTTTTCCTGGCCTGCGGCGGTTTTGGTGGTCTTGGCCGCAGGCCTCCTGTTCGGGTTTCTGAATGGCCTGCTGGTGGAGATGGCGAAAATCGACTCGTTTATTGCCACGCTCGGCACCGGCACGGTGATCTATGCGCTGGCGCTGTGGCACAGCGGTGGACGCCAGGTGTTCGGCGAGTTGCCTGACGGTTTCATCCAGCTCAATGGCGCCATGCTGTTTGGTTTGCCGGTCTGTGCCTTTTACGTCATGGGCCTGGCGCTGGTGCTGTGGGTGGTGACCGAGTTTCTGCCCATTGGCCGGTTTCTCTATGCCATCGGCGCTAATCCGCGGGCGGCCGAGTTGAACGGTATTCCCAGCCGCCGTTATGTGATCGGTGCCTTCATGGGTTCGGGCCTGCTGACTGCGGTAGCTGGCGTGTTGTTGGCTTCCAAGTTGCAAATCGGCCAGGCCAGCGTAGGTCTGGAGTTTCTGTTGCCGGCGCTGGTCGGTGCGTTCCTGGGTTCCACCACCATCCGTCCGGGACGGGTCAATGTCTGGGGCACGTTAATCGGTGTGGGTGTTCTGGCAGTGGGAATTGCCGGTATTCAGCAGTTGGGCGGGGCCTTCTTCGTCGAGCCACTGTTCAATGGCGTCACCTTGTTGCTGGCGATCGGTATCGCTGGTTTTTCCGGACGTCGACGGACGCGCGTGCGCAATACACGTAGCGCAGCGAATTGA
- a CDS encoding ABC transporter substrate-binding protein, with the protein MTLPVFSRTLVSGLLALSVMTSAFADDFVEQAKQRIADATQPWHHWNGPITGPAAQADKQVLFVAADLRNSGVLGVSEGVQDAARAIGWKLRVLDGQGSISGRTAALNQALALKPDGIILGGFDAHEQAAAISKVRAANIPMVGWHAGPGAGAMPAEGLFVNVTTDPTEVAKIAAYYAVAQSDGKAGVVIFTDSLYTVATAKSDAMAQVIKQCSGCSLLEVQDTPLAETSTRMPQLTTSLLQRHGDKWNYALGINDLYFDFIGPSLSRVGRKPDQPPFSLSAGDGSESAFQRIRKSRYQVATVPEPLNLHGWQLIDELNRAFAGEQPSGYVTAVHLVTPQNVEFDGGERNTFDPDNGYAAAYSKIWKH; encoded by the coding sequence ATGACTTTGCCTGTTTTCAGCCGCACCCTGGTCTCCGGGCTGCTTGCCCTGTCGGTCATGACGTCGGCGTTTGCCGATGATTTCGTCGAACAAGCCAAGCAGCGGATTGCCGATGCAACTCAGCCTTGGCACCACTGGAATGGGCCGATCACCGGTCCGGCGGCTCAGGCCGACAAGCAAGTGCTGTTTGTCGCCGCGGATTTGCGCAACAGCGGCGTGCTGGGGGTCAGTGAGGGGGTACAGGATGCAGCCAGAGCCATTGGCTGGAAGCTCCGTGTGCTGGACGGCCAGGGCAGCATTTCCGGGCGTACGGCTGCATTGAACCAGGCCCTCGCACTGAAGCCAGACGGCATCATTCTTGGCGGCTTCGATGCCCATGAACAGGCTGCTGCCATCAGCAAGGTTCGCGCGGCGAACATTCCGATGGTGGGCTGGCACGCCGGGCCAGGGGCCGGTGCAATGCCCGCGGAGGGGCTGTTCGTCAATGTCACCACTGACCCGACGGAGGTGGCCAAAATCGCAGCTTATTACGCCGTGGCGCAATCTGACGGCAAGGCCGGCGTCGTGATCTTCACTGACTCGTTGTATACCGTAGCGACCGCCAAATCGGACGCCATGGCTCAAGTGATCAAGCAATGCTCCGGCTGTTCGTTGCTGGAGGTGCAAGACACGCCATTGGCCGAAACCTCGACGCGTATGCCGCAACTGACCACCTCGCTGCTCCAGCGTCATGGTGACAAGTGGAACTACGCGCTGGGGATCAACGACCTGTACTTCGACTTCATCGGTCCATCGCTCAGCCGCGTGGGACGCAAGCCTGACCAGCCGCCTTTCAGCTTGTCGGCCGGTGACGGCAGCGAGTCGGCATTCCAGCGCATCCGCAAGTCACGCTATCAGGTGGCGACAGTTCCGGAGCCACTCAACCTGCACGGTTGGCAGCTGATTGACGAACTGAACCGGGCCTTCGCCGGCGAGCAGCCAAGCGGCTACGTAACCGCGGTGCACCTGGTCACACCGCAGAACGTGGAGTTCGATGGTGGGGAGCGCAACACCTTCGATCCGGACAATGGCTATGCCGCGGCTTACAGCAAGATCTGGAAGCATTAA
- a CDS encoding ATP-binding cassette domain-containing protein encodes MIYVSHRLDEIFRVADQVAVMRDGQLVCRKAIADTDPQDLVRQIVGREPEQLYLAAPVRNGPLVLQVQDLQTGPVRGLSFELHAGEILALAGLRGAGQELIGRALFGLQPMEAGQVLLDGALLRPTSPQAAMRQGLGLVAGDRCGESLTMPMSVRENLYFNPVANGLGLFGWIAPQDERQQADELVRRFGVRPNDTECPVETLSGGNQQKVVMARWLKITDRVLILEEPTAGVDVGAKAEIYRLIQCAMEQGLAVLLISTDFEEVANIAHRALVFSRAKVVASLGKDQLSVNSLLEYASASEPAGH; translated from the coding sequence ATGATCTATGTGTCCCATCGGCTGGACGAAATTTTTCGTGTGGCCGATCAGGTGGCGGTCATGCGCGACGGCCAATTGGTCTGCCGCAAGGCGATCGCCGATACCGACCCGCAGGATCTGGTGCGACAGATTGTCGGTCGCGAGCCCGAGCAGCTCTATCTGGCCGCTCCGGTGCGTAATGGTCCGCTGGTGCTGCAGGTGCAGGACTTGCAGACCGGTCCGGTCCGCGGGTTGTCCTTTGAGCTGCATGCTGGCGAGATTCTCGCGCTGGCCGGTCTGCGTGGTGCAGGTCAGGAACTCATCGGTCGTGCCTTGTTTGGTCTGCAACCCATGGAGGCGGGCCAAGTCCTGCTCGATGGTGCGCTGCTGCGTCCGACTTCCCCTCAGGCGGCCATGCGTCAAGGCCTCGGTCTGGTCGCTGGTGACCGCTGTGGAGAGTCGCTCACGATGCCGATGTCGGTGCGCGAGAACCTCTACTTCAATCCGGTGGCCAACGGACTCGGACTCTTTGGCTGGATCGCCCCGCAGGACGAGCGGCAACAAGCCGATGAGCTGGTTCGCCGGTTTGGAGTACGTCCCAACGATACCGAGTGTCCAGTGGAAACCCTCAGCGGTGGTAATCAGCAAAAGGTGGTAATGGCGCGTTGGCTGAAGATCACCGATCGCGTGCTGATTCTCGAAGAGCCTACTGCCGGGGTCGACGTTGGCGCCAAGGCTGAGATTTACCGGCTGATCCAGTGTGCGATGGAGCAGGGGCTGGCGGTGTTGTTGATTTCCACCGACTTCGAGGAGGTGGCCAATATCGCCCACCGTGCACTGGTGTTCAGTCGCGCGAAAGTGGTTGCCAGCCTCGGCAAGGACCAGCTGTCGGTCAACAGTCTGCTTGAGTATGCCTCCGCCAGTGAACCAGCAGGCCATTGA
- a CDS encoding SMP-30/gluconolactonase/LRE family protein encodes MKNIEIFDPRLQRILNPDSRLEQLCTGAEWGEGPVWISEQSCVVWSDIPNNRMLRWSADEGFSVFRQPAHFSNGNYRDREGRLVTCEHGRRGISRTESDGRVEVLVDRYQGARLNSPNDLVVKSDGSIWFSDPAYGIMSDREGYRAESEQDGCHVYRFDPLSNELSRVADNFEKPNGLAFSPNETLLYVSDTSASHAADGCHHIRVFDVLDGRRLVNGRLFAVIEPGLPDGFRVDQQGWLYVSSQDSIQVYAPDGCLLGKILVPEKISNCTFGGAEGNRLFITASTSLYAITLNTRGCQS; translated from the coding sequence ATGAAAAACATCGAGATATTCGACCCGAGGCTGCAGCGCATCCTGAACCCGGACAGTCGCCTTGAGCAGCTTTGTACGGGGGCCGAGTGGGGTGAGGGCCCGGTGTGGATCAGCGAGCAAAGTTGCGTGGTCTGGAGCGATATTCCCAACAACCGCATGCTGCGCTGGTCGGCCGATGAGGGCTTTAGCGTATTCCGTCAGCCAGCGCATTTCAGCAACGGTAACTACCGCGACCGCGAAGGTCGGCTGGTCACTTGTGAGCACGGCCGGCGCGGTATTTCGCGCACCGAGAGCGACGGCCGGGTGGAGGTACTGGTCGACCGCTATCAAGGCGCCCGGCTCAATTCTCCGAATGATCTGGTGGTCAAGTCCGATGGCAGCATCTGGTTCAGCGACCCGGCCTACGGAATCATGAGTGATCGTGAAGGTTACCGGGCGGAGAGTGAGCAGGACGGTTGCCATGTGTATCGCTTCGATCCACTGAGCAATGAGCTGAGCAGGGTGGCCGATAACTTCGAGAAACCCAATGGCCTGGCGTTCTCACCTAACGAGACATTGCTCTACGTTTCGGACACCTCGGCTTCCCATGCCGCAGACGGTTGCCATCACATCCGTGTGTTCGATGTGCTCGACGGTCGGCGTCTGGTCAATGGCCGTTTGTTTGCGGTGATCGAACCAGGATTGCCCGATGGATTTCGCGTCGATCAGCAAGGCTGGCTGTATGTCAGCTCGCAGGACAGCATCCAGGTCTATGCCCCCGACGGATGTCTGCTGGGCAAGATCCTGGTGCCGGAGAAAATCTCCAATTGCACCTTCGGGGGCGCTGAAGGTAATCGTCTGTTTATCACGGCATCCACCTCGCTCTATGCCATCACGCTGAACACGCGGGGATGCCAGAGCTGA